A section of the Thermomicrobiales bacterium genome encodes:
- the infA gene encoding translation initiation factor IF-1: MLCHALFARSTCVSGEARSAIQVMGRVAIPMPNALFRVELENGQSVLAHVATDLKMRSVRLLPGDRVRVELSPFDLTRGRIIEIRRD, translated from the coding sequence ATGCTTTGCCATGCGCTATTTGCGCGTTCTACCTGCGTGAGTGGGGAAGCGCGTAGCGCGATTCAGGTTATGGGGCGGGTCGCGATTCCAATGCCCAACGCGTTGTTTCGCGTTGAGCTCGAAAACGGTCAGAGTGTTCTGGCCCACGTCGCAACAGATCTCAAGATGCGGTCTGTGAGGCTATTGCCGGGCGACAGGGTACGGGTTGAGCTCTCTCCGTTTGACCTGACCCGTGGGCGCATCATTGAGATTCGTCGCGACTGA